AATCCTCCCGAAATATTTCAAATCTGCTGTATCTCTTCCCTTGTTGCTAACCTCACTCCTGCCTCGTTCAGTACTTCCGTGGCTCTCTGTATATCATCCACGCGGAGTATCAACATCGCATGCTTGAACTTTGCTGTTACAAACGCATAAGCATAATCCACATTGACGTTATTCATACCCAGAGTATTAGCTATCTCGTAGAGACCGCCAGGAACATCCTTTAGCTCCACAGCTAGAACATCGGTCTCCGAGACCGTGAAGCCACCATCATGTAGCGCCTTATATCCCCGCTCCGTATCATCAACCACCATCCTGATCACGCCAAAGTCACCAGCCTCCGCAATTGTCAGTGCGCGGATGTTCACGCCAGCATCTGCTAATGTCCTTGCCACTCTTGCCATCCTGCCAGGCTTGTTCTCCGCAAAGACAGAAATCTGCTTTATCACTTCCATTCTTACACCTTCCTCTTATCTATAACCCTCCGTGCCTTACCTTCGGAACGCGGAATCGCACCCGGCTCCACCAGCTCTACCTCTGCCGTAATATTCAACACGCTTTTAAGCTGCCTGGAGACCTCGTTGCTTAATGACATCAGGTCTGCAATTTTATCGCTGAATGCGGATTCAGTTACCTCAACCTTCACGGTCATGACATCCAGTGGTCCCTTCCTGTCCACAATTATCTGGTAGTTATCGCCAATCTCGGGAATTCTCATGAGTACAGACTCGACCTGGCTCGGGAAGACATTTATTCCTCGCACAATAATCATATCGTCTGTCCTACCCAGAATTCTCATGATTCGTGGATGTGTGCGTCCGCACTCACATGGCTCGTTATTCAGTATAGTGATGTCACCTATCCGGTACCTGATGAGAGGAAAAGCCCATTTATTCAGGGAGGTCACAACGAGTTCGCCACGCTCACCATCATCCACTTGCTCCATCGTCTTCGGATCAATTACCTCAATAAGAAACATATCCGCCCAGATGTGGATACCGTTCTGTAGGTGGCACTCGGTGAAGAGGGGACCACTCATCTCGCTGGTTCCGTATATGTCATACGCCTTAATGCCTGTGGAATCCTCAATCCGCCTTCTTGTCTCGTCAGACCATGGCTCTGCACCAAAAATGCCTGCCTTGAGTCTTGTATCATCGCGGATGCTCACATCCATCTTTTGTGCAACCTCGTTTATGTATAGGAAATATGAAGGTGTGCAGGCTATAGCAGTGCTTCCTAAATCCTGCATTAGCTCAATCTGACGTTCGGTATTGCCGGTGCCCGTGGGAAGCACCGTGGCGCCAATTCTCTCAGAGCCGTAATGAAGACCGAGCCCCCCGGTGAAGAGTCCATAGCCATAACTAACCTGGATTACGTCCCCACGCCCCAGACCTATGGATGTAAGTCCTCGTGCCAGAGACTCTGACCACATATCAACGTCACTCTGAGTATATCCGACCACAGTAGGTTTCCCGGTCGTGCCACTGGATACATGATACCGCACCACCCAGTTTTCGGGAAGGCAGAACATCCCTGTGGGGTAGGTATTACGAAGATCGCGCTTCGATGTGAAAGGGAGTTTGGTTACATCGCTCAGCTTCTTGATATCATCGGGCTCCACACCCGCCTCCATGAATCGCTGCCGGTAGAATAAGGAATGATTATAGGCATAGCGAACAAAATACCTGAGCCGTTCCTCCTGCATCTTATGCAAATCCTCGATCGGCATACGTTCGATACGGGGATTCCAGTATTCGATCATAACTTACCAGATCAATCTATAATCTATAATTTTTATGTATAAAAAACAATAGGTTCTGTTCTGTATACTTCAGATACTCTCGAAAATGTGTATTTGCCAAAATTCGCTTGTCGGCTTTTATCACCGAGACGGTATATGCCATTGCAAACTGATAACACAAGTTATTTATATGACATACATAATATATTGCAAACGTGATAGCAAATGCTTTCCATAAAAGAAGTGAGCAAGCACTTTGACAACCTAACAGCCATTAAAGACGTAAGCTTTAGAATAGATAAGGGGCAGATAGTAGGGTTAGTCGGTCCGAATGGCGCGGGGAAATCAACGCTTCTGAATATCGTGAGTGGTGTCTATCCACCCAGCTCAGGTTCGATCTTCTTTGATGGTTTGAATATATCTAACTTGAGTCCTGATAAGGTGTGTAAGCTGGGAATCGCTAAGACATTCCAGCTCGTACACTCTTTCCCTGAACTGTCTGCAATTCAAAACGTCCTTGTAGGTGCGTTGTTCGGTAATTCAGAGAAAATCAGTATGGGAGAAGCAAGAGAAAAAGCAAGGATGTGTCTTGAATTCGTCGGCTATCCCATGAACAAGTTAAATTACCCGGTGAAAAACCTTAATGTTATAGAACTTAAGAGGATACAGCTTGCAAGAGCTCTTGCGACTGACCCGGAACTACTCTTGTTAGACGAGGTAACGACAGGACTAAATCCGAAGGAAAGTAATGATGCTATCTCATTGATACAGAAAATCCGCGACTCTGGAATAACAATACTCATGGTAGAACATGTCATGAGGGTTATAATGAACGTCTCCGACCGTATTGTCGTTCTGCATCACGGTGAAAAAATAGCGGAGGGCACACCCGCTGAAATAACCGCGGATGAAAAGGTTATAAACTCATATCTCGGAGAAAAAATATATATGTGATTCCATTCCATGCCATGCTTGAGATAAAGGAATTAAATGTCTCTTACGAGAAGGTGCAGGTGCTATGGGGCGTCTCCTTTACTGTTAACGAAGGAGAGATTGTATCCCTTCTCGGTTCTAACGGAGCAGGAAAGTCAACCACTGTAAAGACCATCCAGGGTCTGCTTAAGTCAAAGTCAGGCAGTATCAGGTTCATGGATAGAAATATTGAAGGACTACCAGCATACAAGATAGTGGATGCGGGTATTTCTCTCGTTCCTGAAGGCAGAGAGATATTCCCAAAGATGAGCGTCCTTGAAAACCTTATACTTGGCGCATATGTGCCAAGAGCAAGGGATTTGCTTGAAGAGAGTCTCGAATGGGTCTTCCAACTCTTTCCGAAGCTCGAAGAACGGAAAAAACAGCTCGCGGGAACAATGAGCGGAGGAGAACAGCAGATGCTCGCCATTGCACGCGCTCTGATGTCGAAACCAAAACTTCTGATGCTGGATGAGCCTTCCCTCGGGTTAGCCCCCGTGCTCGTATTACAGGTATTCGAGGTAATAAAAAAATTGAATGAAGAAGGCGTTACCATATTGCTTGTGGAACAGAACGTACATCATGCGCTTGAGCTCTCTGACCGCGGATACGTCCTGGAGAAGGGTAGGATTATCTTAGAAGGGAAAGGTTCTGAGCTTCTTGAGCATGAATATGTGAAAAACGCATATTTAGGAATCTAATTCTCACTCTATCTTGTATTTTGTATCTTGTATCCTATATCGTGTGCATTTACAACTGAAGTCTTGATTTTATCTTCTCCGGCACAGACACAAGTCCCTTCGGCAGGAATATCACAATAAGGACGAGGATCACACCAATTAATATAAATCGCTCATACATCAAACCGAAAGCGCGCAGAACCTCCCAGATAAATGTAATTACAATTGTACCAAGTATTGGACCGCTAACGGTAAAGAGCCCGCCACTTATAGAGTATAGTATCGGCCAGAATGATATGTCCATACCATAGACCTCAGGGGTTATATACCCGAAATGATGTATCTCTAATGCGCCGGCAATCCCGGTGAAGAAGGCGCTTACAGCAAACGCCATTAGCTTATACTTTAT
The sequence above is drawn from the Methanophagales archaeon genome and encodes:
- a CDS encoding ACT domain-containing protein, giving the protein MEVIKQISVFAENKPGRMARVARTLADAGVNIRALTIAEAGDFGVIRMVVDDTERGYKALHDGGFTVSETDVLAVELKDVPGGLYEIANTLGMNNVNVDYAYAFVTAKFKHAMLILRVDDIQRATEVLNEAGVRLATREEIQQI
- a CDS encoding phenylacetate--CoA ligase; the protein is MIEYWNPRIERMPIEDLHKMQEERLRYFVRYAYNHSLFYRQRFMEAGVEPDDIKKLSDVTKLPFTSKRDLRNTYPTGMFCLPENWVVRYHVSSGTTGKPTVVGYTQSDVDMWSESLARGLTSIGLGRGDVIQVSYGYGLFTGGLGLHYGSERIGATVLPTGTGNTERQIELMQDLGSTAIACTPSYFLYINEVAQKMDVSIRDDTRLKAGIFGAEPWSDETRRRIEDSTGIKAYDIYGTSEMSGPLFTECHLQNGIHIWADMFLIEVIDPKTMEQVDDGERGELVVTSLNKWAFPLIRYRIGDITILNNEPCECGRTHPRIMRILGRTDDMIIVRGINVFPSQVESVLMRIPEIGDNYQIIVDRKGPLDVMTVKVEVTESAFSDKIADLMSLSNEVSRQLKSVLNITAEVELVEPGAIPRSEGKARRVIDKRKV
- a CDS encoding ABC transporter ATP-binding protein, whose translation is MLSIKEVSKHFDNLTAIKDVSFRIDKGQIVGLVGPNGAGKSTLLNIVSGVYPPSSGSIFFDGLNISNLSPDKVCKLGIAKTFQLVHSFPELSAIQNVLVGALFGNSEKISMGEAREKARMCLEFVGYPMNKLNYPVKNLNVIELKRIQLARALATDPELLLLDEVTTGLNPKESNDAISLIQKIRDSGITILMVEHVMRVIMNVSDRIVVLHHGEKIAEGTPAEITADEKVINSYLGEKIYM
- a CDS encoding ABC transporter ATP-binding protein: MLEIKELNVSYEKVQVLWGVSFTVNEGEIVSLLGSNGAGKSTTVKTIQGLLKSKSGSIRFMDRNIEGLPAYKIVDAGISLVPEGREIFPKMSVLENLILGAYVPRARDLLEESLEWVFQLFPKLEERKKQLAGTMSGGEQQMLAIARALMSKPKLLMLDEPSLGLAPVLVLQVFEVIKKLNEEGVTILLVEQNVHHALELSDRGYVLEKGRIILEGKGSELLEHEYVKNAYLGI